The proteins below come from a single Balaenoptera musculus isolate JJ_BM4_2016_0621 chromosome 1, mBalMus1.pri.v3, whole genome shotgun sequence genomic window:
- the LOC118891581 gene encoding protein piccolo-like yields the protein MIDFLPMIFLVLIDLSSTSHLDNTPRWYPLKEQTESIDHGKSHSSQSSQQSPKPSVIKSRSHGIFPDPSKDMQLPTTEKSHSNPGSSKSSSEGHLCSHGPSRSQSKTNVTQTHLEDARAAIAAAEAVVQQLRLQPSNRRK from the exons GTATTGATTGATTTATCTAGCACATCTCACCTCGATAACACGCCTAGGTGGTATCCTCTCAAAGAACAGACTGAAAGCATTGATCATGGCAAGTCCCATTCCAGTCAAAGCAGCCAGCAGTCCCCAAAGCCATCTGTCATCAAAAGCAGAAGCCATGGTATCTTCCCTGACCCATCCAAGG ACATGCAGCTTCCCACCACTGAGAAATCCCATAGCAATCCCGGTAGCTCGAAATCCTCATCCGAAGGCCATCTCTGCTCTCATGGACCATCTCGCAGTCAAAGCAAAACCAACGTCACTCAGACCCACCTGGAAGATGCAAGGGCTGCTATAGCCGCTGCCGAAGCCGTCGTGCAACAACTCCGCCTTCAACCAAGTAATAGACGCAAATAA